The window AAATAAATCCTTTCTCAAGCTGCAGCCGATTCCTGATGCCGCATAGTCAAAAATATACTCCTTTGTGTACTGAAGCACCGCTCTTCCAAGTCCAATTCCCACAAGCCCTAAAAGCAGCCTCATGAGAATCTGCATCTGTCCTCCCACAATGACATCGTCAATGATATGCTTTGTGATCTGGGGAGCCGCTGCATCCAAAAGAATGCTGACGACCATGGCCACAACCGCCAAAACATACAAGAAACTGTACTTCTTTCCATACTTCCATAGATTTTTCATACTTTTCCTCCTTTACCTGTTGCAAGCATGAATGGGTTAACCACCCGTATATGTAAAAAAACCGAAAAAGGCAGCATAAGGCGGCCTTTTCCGGTAAATGGCAAAAAAATAACCGCAGTTCATTCAGACTGCGGTTAAATACTCATAGAAGCGGCTTTTGATAAAAGCCGTCACTTAGCCCATAACAATATCATCATGAGATTCTATCTTCTCTGAGGCAGACTGAATTCATATAAAATAACTTCGCTATTCTATTCATTCCGATTGTGTAATAGTAACGTTTCATCGTTTCTGCCTCCTTTTCTTAGAATTATTGGTATTTATCGTACAATTACTAGAATACTGCCAATTCTTTATTTTGTCAAGCAATTTATTAACTTTATTTTCCAGTCACTTTCCTGCTGCAAAAAACCTCAGGAACTCTTGTAAAACCTCTTCTTTGTCCTGATGAGCTCCTTCCACTTACAGCAGTCATTGAGATGAAGCATGACATGGCGGGTAGGCGGCATCAGCAAAATCCCTGCTTTGTCCTTTTTGCCCCAAAAATCCAGAAGCCAGACAGAATCCTCCTGCTTTGTCACTCCGCCTTCCAAAAGGATTTTATCAAGCCCTGATAACGGAACCTTTGTTCTCATATCAGTTGATGTTAAACTTTTAACTATGTTCCTGGTTCTGATTCCAACCTCGTTCCGGTAATGCAGCAGCTCTGAAATATTGATTCTTCTGCTTAGATCCATGATCTCATCGTCTGACAGAGCGTTGCCGGTATCTGTAATGGAAGAGTTCATCCTTTGTTTCCAGCCGTCATCAAAAAGCTGGTTCCTGCCTCCCACCAGAATGCCCATGGTCAGGTCCTCGATCCTGGCAATATGCCATAAAACCCATGCTATGGTTTCATCCTTTTCGGAAGGCATGATGGCGTACTCGTTTGCTTTCAGATCTCCAAGAAGTCTGTCCACCTCATTTTCTTCCCCTTCTGATATTTCTGAAAGGTGAAGTTCCCTGTGCAGGTTTAAAAAGAGAGCTTTTGCCTGCCCGGTCTCTTCTTCCTTGCGGATTATTTTACTTAAAGCCTTATGAACATCGCTTAATCCTTCTCCAAAATATTTCATGGGTCACACCTACATTCCTTATGCTTCCTGCCGGAGAATCCTGCAACAGATGAGGTTCACTCTCCCAGCAATTCTTTTTGCTTCTTTTTCGTCAGCCCGGTCAAAACCAGGTAATAGGATTTCTCCAGCAAGTCCTTCACCAAATCATCCGGCACGTTCCCGTCTGCTTTTATGGAATTCCAATGAACCTTGTTCATATAATAGCCTGGTATGATATCTTCATATTTCTGCCTTAAAAAATCTCCTTCTGCCGGCTCCAGCTTACATGTGATCAGCTGATCCCTGCCCTGATCATCCTTGCATACCGCGGCAAACATTTTATCCCCAAGAAGATATCTGGTCCAGTTCCATTCCTCCTTGAAATCACTGGATACTCCCTTCATTGATTTCAAATATTCATCGATCCAATGATATTTCATACATCTCCTCCCAATCATTCCGGCTACTTTTTATTCGGCCTTCTCTTTATCCTCAAAAGCCCCATCATATCATTAAACAGCGATGGATCCTTTATTTCAAACATCAGCCATTTCCCGTCGTGATAGGTCGTTGATTCATCGTATACCCTTTGAACTTCAGGGGAGTAGTTCTCCCGTTCCTGGTCAAAGGCTTCCCGTTCCGCCTTCCCCAGAATCACCATGAATCCAAAGCACTTTTCTCTTGCATACAAAGCGCAGAGAGTTTTCCCGCCCCTGCGGTATTTATACTCATACTTCCACGCCTTGCCTCCCCTGTTCCATTGGCACTCCATATCATATTTTTCTTCAATTCTTTCACAAAGGCTTTTCCATGATTCAAATAAAGCCTCTCCCAACAGTGAAGTCATTTCCTCTTGGGTCGGTATATATTCCAGCATGTGATCTCCTTTCTTCCTGCCTTTCCGTGTTTGTTACTGCTGGCGCAGAGCCTTGAAACTTCATAACTCCCCCTTCTTTTCTTTGAAATTATATCATCCCAAATATGACAGCAGTATGTCACTGTTGGGGGACAACCGCAAAGAAAATCAAATCAGCCTCACTGTTATTGATCATACTGTGAGTATGCCCTTTTGGGCAATAATGGCATAATCCTGCCTGTACGGTTTCCTCCCCGCCGTCGATCAGCATCTTCCCCGTTCCCTGCAGGAAATAGATGATTTCGCTGCTTGTATCATGAGTGTGCAGCCCTATGGTTGCTCCTGGCTCCAGCCTTCCATAGAGGATCTTATTGTTCCCATCCACAAGCATTTTTGCCTTAAACTCTTTTTCTCCGCCATTAAAATGGGGGAGAATGGTTTCTTCTGTTTCGTTAAAATCAATGATCATGATCTTCCTCACCTTTCTCATTTTCTAAAAACTACACTTCTAGTGTATTCGTTCTTGCCTTCCGGCCATCAGAAAACAGAGCGGAGAATCTTTTCCATTAATTCCGGCTGGATCTCAGGATATGTAAGAGAATCCGGCATTTCATCAAACAGCCGGATCATTTCTATCTCATAGCCAGGAGGCATTTCTCCCAGTTCTTTTACCTCACTATAAAAGAGCATGCCAAATGACTCTTTTAAATCCGCCTCTTTATCATCAAGCCTCTGAACCGAATAGGCGCAGACCTGCTTTAAAGTATATTCTGCGGCTCCTGTCTCTTCATAAAGTTCCCGCTTTGCAGCAGTTAAGATATCCTCTCCCTTTTCCCGGTGCCCTCCCGGAAATTCAAAGGTGTTTCGGTCCCTGTGTTTGCAAAATATCCATTGATCCCTGTACCGGGAAACAATGACTGCAAAATCCAGCAAATGATCCTCTGCAGAATCATAAAATGTAACTTTTATCATCAGGCCACCTCCTGTCTGCTATCAACTTACCACGTATAACAGGGAAAAACAATCTATTTTTCCAGATAATTCTCTTTTTCCCGAAAAACAGAAAACAACGGACAATAATGGGTTTCCAATCAAACCATCATTGCCCGCTGCTGTTTGCAATCATCTTCTTTTCTCTGCAAATTCCGGTAACATTTTTGCCTTATCATAATGGACAGAACGCTTACTCTATATTCCCAGGGGTATATCCGGCCTTTCTCACGATGTCCTTCAGCTCTTCCTCCGGAACCTGCTCTTTCATATGGATTACAGCCAGTTTTTTCTTTAAATCCACAGAGGCATACAGCCCTTCCCGGCTGTTGAATCCATTCTCAACCCTCATTTTACAGTTTCCGCAGGTCATTCCTTCTACCTCTAAGGTGCGGGTATAAGGATAATGGGAAATATCTTTATCAGCTGCCTTGATTTTCTTCACCTCATCGCCGCCGCTTCCACAGCAGCCATTTTTCGTCCTTTTTATGGTGCTTCTCAATCCAAAATAGCAAATGATGATTAAAATTACGCAAATAATTGCAGTAGACATCCTGTTTCCTCCTCTATCTTTTCTTCCTGGTTTTCGGCTTTGCATCTGCTCCTGCACATTCTGCTTTCAGCTGCTTTCTGTCGGTTCCAGCTGACTTCTGCCTGTTCAATCCTATTATAGTACAATCTGGGGGAAATGGGGTGAGATTTCCTGATTATTTTTATCAATAGCATTGATTCTCTTTGGCAGAACAAAAACGCGGCTGACAGCAGGATTTTTTATACTCCTGCCATCTGCCGCCTGCATTTACGATCTTCCTTCTATAATGAATTCCGTTATAAGCTCCTTTTCCCCGCTTATGCAATACTCCGGATGAACCGGCGCTCCCCAGCTGTCATCGCCGCCTACGCCTCTCATTGCTCCTAAAATGTTCACTACCGTATATCTTGGGAGGGGAAGCTCCTCTCTGTGTGTGGCGGATTCCAGTTCCTCCGCGGTATAGGAAAGTACGGAAGCATCAAAAGCCAGGCCGGATGCGCGGAAGGTGAGGGAATGGCCTTCCATGTCCGCTATCTTAAGCCAGCGGACTCCGGTCCTGTTGCCGCACTCCTGTGGCACCAGATAACGGGAAAGGTTGTTATCAGGCGTATCCTCATAGATACCCAGCCTTGCTCCTTCCTTCCTGTCGCAGTAATTTTCCTCCGGGCCTCTTCCATACCAGGTAAACTTTTTAGCTGCTTCCGGTGTAATGAGCCTCATGCCAAAGGCTGGAAGCTGAGGCAAGCCCTTTTGCCCCTTAAATAATGCTCTTACCTTAATGGCCCCGCTTCCATCTACTTCATAGGAAACCTCTGCTGCCGCTTGGGGAACAGTGGATAGCTCATAGGTATAGGTCACCTTTATACTTCCTTCTTTCTCTTCCACCTTGCAATTCTCATTGCTGTAATAAGGGAATCTGCCTGCCCCATACCACACGGAGCTTGCTGCGGAAAACTTATTTCCTTTGTCATTATCCGTCGTCGCCCTCCAGTATACCGGCATCAACGGCCTTCCCAGCCATTCCTTCCCATCATAAACCATAGAAACCATGCTGCCTTCCTGTCTGGAAAACAATACCCGGAAGCCATCTCCCATAACACCGATGTTTACATCGCCGTGAATCACCGTCAAAGGCTTTTTACAGGATTTTTCCTGCCGGCCTTCTACCACTGTGACCGCCTCCCCAAAGGCTGTTTCATAGCCGGATTCCGCCCACAAGGCATCATGTTTAAGAAGAGCCGAAACCTGGAGGACATATTCTCCCGGCTCAGTGAAATCCGGAATTGGAAGAACTTCATATCCTGTTTCCAAAGGCTTTACTGATGTGTGGAAGCTCTTCTGATAAACCGGTTCTCCGTCCTTTAAAACAGAATAGACAAACTCCAGATCAGAGGTATCTGCAAATAATCTCCTGTTTTCTATGGATACGCCTTTAGAGTCAGGAATCAGGCGGATATCCTGATATAAGTATTTGACCTCCTGAGCCTTTGGGGAAATGGTCCTGTCAGCATAAACGATCCCGTTTCCGCAAAAGCTGTAATCGGTTGGTCTGTCACCGAAATCTCCGCCATAGGTCATATGCTCCTTGCCGAAAGCATCCTTTTTCATTAAGGACTGGTCAATATAATCCCAGATAAAACCGCCCTGGTACATCTCATACCGGTCTTCTAAATCAGTGTACTTTTTCATCCCTCCAAGGGAATTGCCCATGGCATGCATGTATTCACAAAGAATAAAGGGCTTCCCCGGATCTTTCTTTAAATATTCCTCTACCTCAGAAGGCTTGGCATACATCCGGCTTTCCATATCACTGGTCCGGTCAAATTCCCGGTTCCAGAATACGCCCTCATAGTGGACCAGCCTGGAAGGATCCCTTTCTTTAAAGAATTCCGACATTGCCAGAATGTCTTCTCCTGCATAGGATTCATTGCCGCAGGACCAGATCAGGATGCTGGGATGGTTCTTATCCCTCTCCAACATGGACCTTGCCCGGTCCACCACACAGT of the Lacrimispora indolis DSM 755 genome contains:
- a CDS encoding MmcQ/YjbR family DNA-binding protein, producing the protein MKYHWIDEYLKSMKGVSSDFKEEWNWTRYLLGDKMFAAVCKDDQGRDQLITCKLEPAEGDFLRQKYEDIIPGYYMNKVHWNSIKADGNVPDDLVKDLLEKSYYLVLTGLTKKKQKELLGE
- a CDS encoding DUF3788 domain-containing protein translates to MLEYIPTQEEMTSLLGEALFESWKSLCERIEEKYDMECQWNRGGKAWKYEYKYRRGGKTLCALYAREKCFGFMVILGKAEREAFDQERENYSPEVQRVYDESTTYHDGKWLMFEIKDPSLFNDMMGLLRIKRRPNKK
- a CDS encoding heavy-metal-associated domain-containing protein; the protein is MSTAIICVILIIICYFGLRSTIKRTKNGCCGSGGDEVKKIKAADKDISHYPYTRTLEVEGMTCGNCKMRVENGFNSREGLYASVDLKKKLAVIHMKEQVPEEELKDIVRKAGYTPGNIE
- a CDS encoding DinB family protein; the encoded protein is MKYFGEGLSDVHKALSKIIRKEEETGQAKALFLNLHRELHLSEISEGEENEVDRLLGDLKANEYAIMPSEKDETIAWVLWHIARIEDLTMGILVGGRNQLFDDGWKQRMNSSITDTGNALSDDEIMDLSRRINISELLHYRNEVGIRTRNIVKSLTSTDMRTKVPLSGLDKILLEGGVTKQEDSVWLLDFWGKKDKAGILLMPPTRHVMLHLNDCCKWKELIRTKKRFYKSS
- a CDS encoding cupin domain-containing protein — its product is MIIDFNETEETILPHFNGGEKEFKAKMLVDGNNKILYGRLEPGATIGLHTHDTSSEIIYFLQGTGKMLIDGGEETVQAGLCHYCPKGHTHSMINNSEADLIFFAVVPQQ
- a CDS encoding glycoside hydrolase family 2 TIM barrel-domain containing protein; the protein is MEQKTAKLEWLEDPRVFAVNRLAPHSDHRYYETEEEAIRGSMGLRQSLNGTWGFSYAENPAARKAHFYERDFSLDGFGTIEVPGHIELQGYGRCQYINTMYPWDGLADIRPPHTDKENNPVGSYIREFELEEPLKGKRLFLSFQGVETAFYVWLNGTFIGYSEDSFTPSEFEITDALLPGTNRLGVEVYKRSSASWIEDQDFFRFSGIFREVYLYAVPECHINDLFIHGDVSDDYRDGLFRAALTLTGETKGTIHAVLKDRAGETAASWEAIPAEKEVEFSCRIPNARLWSGEDPYRYELTVTLYDEHGNVKEIVPQKVGFRRFELKDRLMCLNGKRIVFRGINRHEFNVRRGRSITKEDMLWDIRFMKRHNINAVRTCHYPDQSLWYELCDEYGIYLIDEANLESHGSWQKMGACEPSWNVPGSLPQWKDCVVDRARSMLERDKNHPSILIWSCGNESYAGEDILAMSEFFKERDPSRLVHYEGVFWNREFDRTSDMESRMYAKPSEVEEYLKKDPGKPFILCEYMHAMGNSLGGMKKYTDLEDRYEMYQGGFIWDYIDQSLMKKDAFGKEHMTYGGDFGDRPTDYSFCGNGIVYADRTISPKAQEVKYLYQDIRLIPDSKGVSIENRRLFADTSDLEFVYSVLKDGEPVYQKSFHTSVKPLETGYEVLPIPDFTEPGEYVLQVSALLKHDALWAESGYETAFGEAVTVVEGRQEKSCKKPLTVIHGDVNIGVMGDGFRVLFSRQEGSMVSMVYDGKEWLGRPLMPVYWRATTDNDKGNKFSAASSVWYGAGRFPYYSNENCKVEEKEGSIKVTYTYELSTVPQAAAEVSYEVDGSGAIKVRALFKGQKGLPQLPAFGMRLITPEAAKKFTWYGRGPEENYCDRKEGARLGIYEDTPDNNLSRYLVPQECGNRTGVRWLKIADMEGHSLTFRASGLAFDASVLSYTAEELESATHREELPLPRYTVVNILGAMRGVGGDDSWGAPVHPEYCISGEKELITEFIIEGRS
- a CDS encoding NUDIX hydrolase, coding for MIKVTFYDSAEDHLLDFAVIVSRYRDQWIFCKHRDRNTFEFPGGHREKGEDILTAAKRELYEETGAAEYTLKQVCAYSVQRLDDKEADLKESFGMLFYSEVKELGEMPPGYEIEMIRLFDEMPDSLTYPEIQPELMEKILRSVF